A genome region from Bombilactobacillus bombi includes the following:
- the alaS gene encoding alanine--tRNA ligase, translating into MKKMSSAQVRQMFLDFFKTKGHTIEPSASLIPQNDPTLLWINSGVATLKKYFDGEVIPKNPRLTSAQKSIRTNDIENVGRTARHQTFFEMLGNFSVGDYFKDEAIAWAWELMTSPKWFDFDPEKLYITVYPKDTTAYDLWIKQGVSPNHIFKDEDNFWDIGVGPSGPDSEIFFDRGQENNDVAENDPENYPGGENARYLEIWNIVFSQFNHLPDGRFVDQPHKNIDTGMGLERIVSVIQDAPTNFETDLFMPIIQATEKLSANKHYAANLEDDVAFKIIADHARAVTFAIGDGAIPSNEGRGYVLRRLIRRAALNGQKLGINHEFLYQLVPVVGKIMESYYPEILQQKDFIQKVIRSEEERFAKTLSEGLDLLNAEIAQVKANNSAVLSGQAAFRLFDTYGFPYELTVEYAQEQGLSVDKDAFNAEMEKQKTRARQARGHQQSMGSQDKLLMSIKTPSKFVGYDRFSSDQCTLKNIIAHDQAVDQIAEGSAQLIFDQTPFYAEMGGQVADVGVIKDSNGEIVAQVDDVQHAPNGQNLHFVTVQAPLTINEQYHLEIDETFRKKVRRNHTATHLLDQALRNVLGPHTHQAGSLVEPDYLRFDFTSLEKVTAQQLAQIEQIVNEQIWKEIPVETIETDLDSAKKMGAIALFDDKYGDQVRVVKIGDFSLELCGGTHVANTAEIGLFKITAEASTGAGVRRITAVTSQEAWQYYEDQMSTLTAVKEQLKTAQTKDIPAKVEQINTELKTTQRQLDNLQSKLVQQQAGNILDQVEQVGQWSLTAAIAPVKDMKELRQIADDWKNKNNSDILVLGAKNDAKANLLVAVDEKAITAGITAGNLIKQIAPKINGGGGGRDQLAQAGGKNPAGLQDAIQAAKKLLN; encoded by the coding sequence ATGAAAAAAATGTCTAGTGCACAAGTACGGCAAATGTTTCTTGACTTTTTTAAAACTAAAGGACACACAATTGAACCTAGTGCATCTTTAATTCCTCAAAATGATCCAACATTGCTTTGGATTAATTCGGGAGTAGCAACGCTTAAAAAATATTTTGATGGAGAAGTTATTCCCAAAAATCCGCGTCTGACTTCGGCCCAAAAGAGTATTCGTACCAACGATATTGAAAATGTTGGACGCACTGCTCGTCACCAGACATTTTTTGAAATGTTAGGTAACTTTTCTGTGGGTGACTATTTTAAAGATGAGGCAATTGCTTGGGCTTGGGAATTGATGACCAGTCCAAAGTGGTTTGATTTTGATCCTGAAAAACTCTACATTACAGTTTATCCGAAAGATACCACAGCTTATGATTTATGGATTAAACAAGGTGTTAGTCCGAATCATATTTTTAAAGATGAAGATAACTTTTGGGATATTGGCGTCGGTCCTAGTGGTCCTGATTCAGAAATTTTCTTTGATCGCGGGCAAGAAAATAATGATGTCGCTGAAAATGACCCTGAAAACTATCCTGGGGGCGAAAATGCTCGTTATCTGGAAATTTGGAATATTGTTTTTTCACAATTTAATCATTTGCCAGATGGGCGTTTTGTTGATCAACCACATAAGAATATTGATACCGGTATGGGATTAGAACGGATTGTTTCCGTAATTCAAGATGCTCCGACTAACTTTGAAACTGATCTGTTTATGCCGATTATTCAAGCAACAGAAAAACTAAGCGCTAATAAACATTATGCTGCTAATCTTGAAGATGATGTAGCTTTTAAGATTATTGCGGATCATGCACGTGCAGTTACTTTTGCGATTGGAGATGGGGCGATTCCATCTAATGAAGGTCGAGGCTATGTTTTACGCCGCTTAATTCGGCGGGCAGCCTTAAATGGACAAAAATTGGGTATTAATCATGAATTTTTGTACCAATTAGTGCCAGTAGTTGGTAAAATTATGGAAAGCTATTATCCAGAAATTTTACAACAAAAAGATTTTATTCAAAAAGTTATTCGCTCAGAAGAAGAACGTTTTGCAAAGACTTTGAGTGAAGGTTTAGATTTATTAAATGCGGAAATTGCACAAGTGAAAGCTAACAATAGTGCTGTCTTAAGTGGACAAGCAGCCTTTCGTTTATTTGACACTTATGGATTTCCTTATGAATTAACAGTTGAATATGCCCAAGAACAAGGCTTGAGTGTCGATAAAGATGCGTTTAATGCTGAAATGGAAAAGCAAAAAACACGTGCTCGGCAAGCTCGCGGTCATCAACAATCTATGGGCTCACAAGACAAGTTGTTGATGTCAATTAAAACTCCAAGTAAATTTGTCGGCTATGACCGCTTCAGCAGTGATCAATGTACTCTCAAAAATATTATTGCTCATGATCAAGCTGTAGACCAGATTGCTGAAGGATCGGCGCAATTAATTTTTGATCAGACTCCTTTTTATGCTGAAATGGGTGGTCAGGTTGCTGATGTTGGAGTGATTAAGGATAGCAACGGCGAAATAGTTGCACAAGTTGATGATGTTCAACATGCTCCAAATGGTCAAAACTTACATTTTGTAACTGTTCAAGCACCTTTAACAATTAACGAACAATATCATCTAGAAATTGATGAAACTTTTCGCAAAAAAGTTCGCCGTAATCACACTGCCACTCACTTATTAGATCAAGCGCTAAGAAATGTATTAGGTCCACATACCCATCAAGCCGGTTCGTTAGTAGAACCAGATTATTTACGCTTTGATTTTACTAGTTTAGAGAAAGTGACAGCTCAACAATTGGCTCAAATTGAACAAATTGTTAATGAGCAAATCTGGAAAGAAATTCCGGTGGAAACTATTGAAACTGATTTAGATTCTGCCAAGAAAATGGGAGCTATTGCTTTATTTGATGATAAATATGGCGATCAAGTCCGAGTCGTCAAGATTGGTGACTTTTCGCTAGAGCTTTGCGGTGGTACTCATGTTGCCAATACTGCGGAGATTGGTTTATTTAAAATTACCGCGGAAGCTTCCACAGGTGCGGGCGTACGTCGAATTACAGCTGTAACGAGTCAAGAAGCTTGGCAATATTATGAAGATCAAATGAGTACTTTAACAGCAGTAAAAGAGCAATTAAAAACTGCACAAACTAAAGATATTCCTGCAAAAGTGGAACAAATTAATACAGAATTGAAGACTACTCAAAGACAATTAGATAATTTGCAATCGAAGTTAGTACAACAACAAGCAGGCAATATTTTAGATCAAGTGGAACAAGTTGGCCAATGGAGCTTGACAGCGGCTATTGCACCAGTTAAAGATATGAAAGAATTACGCCAAATTGCTGATGATTGGAAAAATAAGAATAATTCCGATATCCTAGTACTAGGAGCTAAAAATGACGCGAAAGCTAATTTATTAGTTGCAGTTGATGAAAAAGCAATCACGGCTGGTATTACAGCCGGCAATTTAATTAAGCAAATTGCTCCTAAAATTAATGGCGGCGGCGGCGGTCGTGACCAATTGGCTCAAGCTGGTGGTAAAAATCCTGCTGGTTTACAGGATGCAATACAAGCAGCTAAAAAATTATTAAATTAA
- a CDS encoding IreB family regulatory phosphoprotein translates to MSSLDNTMSFDFNESRRQDVRDTLKKVYQALEDKGYNPINQIVGYLLSGDPAYIPRYNDARNLILKHERDEIIEELVRFYLEHDHHEVNK, encoded by the coding sequence GTGAGTTCATTAGACAATACAATGAGTTTTGATTTTAACGAAAGTCGTCGTCAAGATGTGCGCGATACCTTAAAAAAGGTCTATCAAGCATTGGAAGATAAGGGCTATAATCCTATCAACCAGATTGTTGGTTACTTATTATCCGGTGATCCAGCTTATATTCCACGGTATAATGATGCCCGCAACTTGATATTAAAGCATGAACGTGATGAAATTATTGAAGAATTAGTGCGTTTTTATTTGGAACATGACCATCATGAGGTAAATAAGTGA
- the ruvX gene encoding Holliday junction resolvase RuvX, which translates to MRIMGLDVGSKTVGVAVSDLLGWTAQGVEIIRINEDQEEYGLERLAQLVKKYQVEKFVVGFPKNMNNSIGERAEKSRNYGNMIAEKFNLPVDYIDERLTTVQASRMLIEEGDVSRQKRHQVIDELAAVMILQNYLDRLSYQNSQPHN; encoded by the coding sequence GTGAGAATAATGGGATTAGATGTTGGCTCTAAAACAGTCGGTGTAGCTGTGAGTGATTTATTAGGCTGGACTGCTCAAGGAGTTGAAATTATTCGAATTAATGAAGATCAAGAAGAATATGGTTTAGAACGCTTAGCGCAATTAGTGAAAAAGTATCAAGTTGAAAAATTTGTCGTCGGCTTTCCGAAGAATATGAATAATTCTATTGGTGAACGTGCTGAAAAATCACGAAATTATGGTAATATGATTGCTGAAAAATTTAATTTACCAGTAGATTACATTGATGAGCGTTTAACAACTGTTCAAGCTTCGCGAATGTTAATTGAAGAAGGCGACGTTTCCCGTCAAAAAAGGCATCAAGTTATTGATGAACTAGCGGCAGTAATGATTTTGCAAAATTATTTAGACCGTTTATCATATCAAAATTCACAACCGCATAATTAG
- a CDS encoding DUF1292 domain-containing protein produces the protein MANPIDNDDREIILSDDQGNEEAYRVLFTFDAEDYGKSYVLMYRASDETEDEIEIQAFSYTPDENGDVTSGDLEPIQDEAEWDMVQEVLNTFSADDQPDEQ, from the coding sequence ATGGCAAATCCAATAGACAATGATGATCGTGAAATTATCCTAAGTGACGATCAAGGTAATGAAGAAGCTTATCGTGTATTATTTACTTTTGATGCAGAAGATTATGGCAAATCTTACGTCTTGATGTATCGAGCTAGTGATGAGACTGAAGATGAAATTGAAATCCAAGCTTTTAGTTATACACCTGATGAAAATGGTGATGTGACTTCTGGTGACTTGGAACCTATTCAAGATGAAGCTGAATGGGATATGGTTCAAGAAGTGTTGAATACTTTTTCTGCTGACGATCAGCCAGACGAGCAATAA
- a CDS encoding CvpA family protein, which translates to MVSGLIILILAYGVYVGVRRGLVLQAIYTIGYTISFILAYLSCRWLGPKLDLIVPYPSASPHSYFAFFSQKVSLSLDRSFYCGIAFLLVLFGGWIITRIIGAYLYDLTFYPLEADLNRVSSALLSFVCNYVAIFVVLYVLALVPIYGLQKALNHSWLASIMIRYSAFLTHSFTQLLLAVP; encoded by the coding sequence ATGGTAAGTGGATTAATTATTCTGATTCTAGCATATGGCGTTTACGTTGGTGTTAGAAGAGGATTAGTGCTGCAGGCAATTTATACAATTGGATATACAATTAGTTTTATTTTGGCCTATCTAAGTTGTCGTTGGTTAGGACCTAAATTGGATTTAATTGTGCCGTATCCATCAGCTTCCCCGCATAGTTATTTTGCATTTTTTAGTCAAAAGGTTAGTTTGAGTTTAGATCGCTCATTTTACTGTGGCATTGCCTTTTTACTGGTGTTATTTGGGGGTTGGATTATTACACGGATTATTGGGGCTTATTTATATGATTTAACTTTTTATCCTTTAGAAGCCGATCTTAACCGTGTAAGTAGTGCTTTATTATCTTTTGTCTGTAATTATGTAGCTATATTTGTAGTCTTATATGTTTTAGCATTAGTACCTATTTATGGCTTACAAAAAGCACTCAATCATTCCTGGCTAGCATCAATTATGATTCGCTACTCGGCATTTTTGACACATTCGTTTACCCAATTACTTTTAGCAGTTCCCTAA
- a CDS encoding endonuclease MutS2 — MNKRILKTLEYQKIKTALEQFLITAQGQEQLQKLFPSDKQAQVQNWLNETKDGVDILRLGHEIPVTPTHSINAELQRLKIAAILNGNELYHINQILQTAKNIKDIFTELRSDGVNLRALYEVVDQLTSLPSVAERLAQSVDQTGKILDNASPELKRIRKTLQNAQQRVRERMEQYLRGSSSKYLSEPIITIREGHLVLPVKQSARNHFGGVVYDQSASGQTVYVEPQSVIALNNTVQEQQIAEKQELQKIMQELSDLLRPYQSELRQNAWLIGQLDLVNAKAKYAEQLRASEPLLTNDNQVDLKSARHPLIDPHQVVPNDIKLGIDYQNLIITGPNTGGKTIALKTVGLLQLMAQSGLFIPAAEESKVAVFQQIFADIGDEQSIEQNLSTFSSHMDNIINILQHTSADSLILLDELGAGTDPQEGAALAIAIIEAFSKKDCTLMVTTHYPELKVFAYNFKRTINASMEFDQESLQPTYRLLIGIPGSSNAFDIANRLGMDQQIVERARQLQSGESQDLNAMIQDLEKQRKNYETSAFNYQQQAQELQRKSAAVAAKEEKLQQQKDQIIDQAKLRANQLVEQSQQQADKIIAQLRQLQQQADTVVKDDQIISAQTQLKKLHHERQLQQNKVLRREKKKQAIKIGDDVHVDSYDQDGVVIGQDKKGNFEVQLGILKMRLPKEQLTKIKPEKQENQQQVSRQRAHSALPLQLDLRGERYEEAMADLDQYIDSALLANYSQVTIVHGFGTGAIRKGVQKYLQNNPRIKKFGYAPANAGGQGATIVNLG; from the coding sequence ATGAATAAAAGAATTTTAAAAACTTTAGAATATCAAAAAATAAAAACAGCCCTGGAGCAATTTTTGATTACTGCCCAAGGACAAGAACAATTACAAAAATTGTTTCCGAGTGATAAACAAGCACAAGTACAGAATTGGCTCAATGAAACTAAAGATGGCGTGGATATTTTACGACTGGGACATGAAATTCCTGTAACCCCTACACATTCAATTAATGCAGAACTACAGCGCTTGAAAATTGCTGCCATTTTAAATGGTAATGAATTATATCATATTAACCAAATTTTACAAACCGCCAAAAATATTAAAGATATTTTTACCGAATTACGCAGTGATGGTGTTAATTTAAGAGCTTTATATGAAGTTGTAGATCAGTTAACCAGTTTGCCTAGTGTGGCTGAGCGGCTGGCACAGTCGGTTGATCAAACGGGGAAAATTTTAGATAATGCCTCACCAGAATTAAAACGAATTCGCAAAACACTGCAAAATGCTCAACAGCGAGTACGTGAGCGCATGGAACAGTATTTGCGTGGATCAAGTAGCAAATACTTAAGTGAACCAATTATCACTATTCGTGAGGGGCATTTAGTTTTACCGGTTAAACAGTCTGCTCGTAATCACTTTGGCGGTGTAGTTTATGATCAAAGTGCTAGTGGACAAACAGTTTATGTTGAGCCGCAAAGCGTGATTGCACTTAATAATACTGTCCAAGAACAACAAATTGCGGAAAAACAAGAATTACAAAAAATTATGCAGGAATTAAGTGATTTACTACGACCTTATCAAAGTGAATTACGCCAAAATGCTTGGTTAATTGGTCAATTAGATTTAGTTAATGCCAAAGCAAAGTATGCAGAACAATTGCGGGCAAGTGAACCTTTGTTGACGAATGATAATCAAGTTGATTTAAAATCTGCTCGACATCCTCTGATTGATCCACACCAAGTTGTGCCTAATGATATTAAACTCGGCATAGATTATCAAAATTTAATTATTACTGGGCCCAATACAGGTGGTAAAACCATTGCCTTAAAGACAGTTGGTTTATTACAATTAATGGCTCAATCAGGTCTGTTTATTCCAGCAGCTGAAGAAAGTAAAGTAGCCGTCTTTCAGCAGATATTTGCAGATATCGGTGATGAGCAGTCAATTGAACAAAATTTAAGCACTTTTTCTTCACATATGGATAATATTATCAATATTTTACAACACACTTCTGCCGATAGTTTAATATTGCTAGATGAACTAGGAGCTGGTACTGATCCACAAGAGGGTGCTGCCTTAGCTATTGCGATTATTGAAGCCTTTAGTAAGAAAGATTGCACTTTAATGGTTACTACTCACTATCCAGAATTAAAAGTTTTTGCCTATAACTTTAAACGGACTATCAATGCTTCAATGGAATTTGATCAAGAGTCTTTGCAGCCAACTTATCGCTTATTAATTGGAATTCCTGGTAGTAGTAATGCTTTTGATATTGCTAATCGTTTAGGAATGGATCAGCAAATTGTTGAACGTGCCAGACAATTGCAAAGTGGGGAAAGTCAAGATTTAAACGCAATGATTCAAGATTTGGAAAAGCAACGTAAAAATTATGAAACTTCCGCCTTCAATTATCAGCAACAAGCCCAAGAATTACAACGAAAATCAGCTGCAGTCGCTGCAAAAGAAGAAAAATTGCAACAACAAAAAGATCAAATTATTGATCAAGCCAAGCTTCGTGCGAATCAGTTAGTAGAACAATCGCAACAACAAGCTGATAAAATCATTGCTCAATTGCGACAATTACAACAACAAGCTGATACTGTGGTTAAAGATGATCAGATAATAAGTGCGCAAACGCAATTGAAAAAGTTACATCATGAACGGCAATTACAGCAAAATAAGGTGTTGCGTCGAGAAAAAAAGAAGCAAGCTATTAAAATTGGGGATGACGTTCATGTTGATTCTTACGATCAAGATGGGGTAGTCATTGGCCAAGATAAAAAAGGCAATTTTGAAGTGCAACTAGGAATTTTAAAAATGCGCTTACCCAAAGAACAATTGACTAAAATTAAACCCGAAAAACAAGAAAATCAACAACAAGTATCGCGTCAACGAGCTCATAGTGCCTTACCATTACAGTTGGATTTGCGAGGCGAACGTTATGAAGAAGCAATGGCTGACTTAGATCAGTATATTGATTCAGCTTTATTAGCAAATTATAGCCAAGTCACGATTGTTCATGGTTTTGGCACTGGGGCAATTCGTAAAGGCGTGCAAAAATATTTACAAAATAACCCGCGCATCAAAAAGTTTGGTTATGCGCCCGCTAATGCTGGCGGACAAGGAGCAACGATTGTCAATTTAGGATAA
- the trxA gene encoding thioredoxin, producing the protein MVEEVTDQNFQDETGQGLVLTDFWATWCGPCRMQSPVVEKLSGQYDDVKFTKMDVDANPETPNSFGIQAIPTLLLKKDGKVVETMVGYQSESQLKQIIEKHS; encoded by the coding sequence ATGGTTGAAGAAGTGACTGATCAAAATTTTCAAGATGAAACTGGTCAAGGCTTAGTTTTAACTGATTTTTGGGCAACGTGGTGTGGTCCTTGTCGGATGCAATCTCCAGTTGTGGAAAAGCTTTCTGGTCAATATGATGATGTAAAATTTACCAAAATGGATGTTGATGCTAATCCTGAGACACCAAACTCATTTGGTATTCAAGCTATTCCAACTTTATTATTAAAGAAAGACGGTAAAGTTGTAGAAACAATGGTTGGTTATCAAAGTGAATCTCAATTAAAACAAATAATTGAAAAACATTCTTAA
- a CDS encoding teichoic acid D-Ala incorporation-associated protein DltX codes for MKKFFQQHPAMKFIGQTIFYFLIIMALVYLYSYAGINNSGFIYNEF; via the coding sequence TTGAAAAAGTTTTTTCAACAGCATCCAGCCATGAAATTTATTGGACAAACGATTTTTTATTTTTTAATTATCATGGCCTTGGTTTACTTATATAGCTATGCTGGCATCAATAATAGTGGCTTTATTTATAACGAATTTTAG
- the dltA gene encoding D-alanine--poly(phosphoribitol) ligase subunit DltA, which translates to MSYQLTNILTAIDQVALNNPDYCYQDDQGTHSYQDLYQQTNCLAAYLQSLSLPAGAPVIVYGDQNFLMVVTMLAAVKAGHAYIPVDAHSPKERLIQINEIAHPAAILGTIDLPVALETLTINADQLRAHLDYQDTELDRSQSVSGDQNFYIIFTSGTTGVPKGVQISHNNLLSYVNWTVNDFNLHDKIRCLSQPPYSFDLSVMDLYPTLVLGGQLLAISHDTTENFGKLFKVLPTLDLEEWVSTPSFVELCLLDKNFNQKNYPHLQHFLFCGEELTRSTAKALLQRFPQAQIFNTYGPTEACVAVTAVEITPQVIEQNQRLPIGFAKPDTSITAIDENGHDSFEGELIISGPSVSKGYLNNPQKTAAAFFMKDGTLAYRSGDLGSIKADGSIYYRGRTDFQIKLHGYRIELEDIDQNLSALPAVDQAITVPRYGANHKVNQIIAYVVLNQPLANPSATLKEQLSQNVMEYMIPQRIEVREQLPKTANGKIDRKTLMAEVNNHD; encoded by the coding sequence GTGAGTTATCAATTAACTAATATTTTGACAGCAATTGATCAAGTAGCACTGAATAATCCTGACTATTGCTATCAAGATGACCAAGGTACTCATTCTTATCAAGATTTATACCAGCAAACAAATTGTTTAGCTGCTTATTTACAGTCATTATCTTTACCTGCAGGAGCACCGGTGATTGTCTATGGTGACCAAAATTTTCTGATGGTGGTTACAATGCTCGCTGCAGTAAAAGCTGGGCATGCTTATATTCCCGTTGATGCCCATTCGCCTAAAGAGCGTTTAATTCAAATTAATGAAATTGCTCATCCGGCGGCTATTTTAGGCACGATTGATTTACCAGTTGCTTTGGAGACCTTGACAATTAATGCGGACCAATTGCGGGCTCATTTGGACTATCAAGATACTGAATTAGATCGTTCCCAAAGTGTAAGTGGTGATCAAAATTTTTATATTATTTTCACTTCCGGAACAACTGGAGTGCCCAAGGGAGTCCAGATTAGTCACAATAACTTGTTAAGTTATGTTAATTGGACCGTTAATGATTTTAATTTGCACGACAAAATTCGTTGTCTTTCACAACCGCCGTACTCTTTTGATCTGTCAGTGATGGATTTGTATCCGACGTTGGTTTTAGGTGGACAATTGCTGGCAATTTCTCATGACACGACAGAGAACTTTGGAAAATTATTTAAAGTCTTACCTACATTAGACTTAGAAGAATGGGTATCTACACCGTCTTTTGTTGAACTTTGTCTCTTAGATAAAAACTTTAATCAAAAAAATTATCCACACTTGCAGCATTTTCTTTTTTGTGGAGAAGAATTAACACGCAGTACTGCTAAAGCTTTATTACAACGCTTTCCGCAAGCTCAGATTTTTAATACCTATGGGCCGACAGAAGCTTGTGTTGCTGTAACAGCAGTAGAAATTACTCCACAAGTAATTGAGCAAAATCAGCGCTTGCCAATTGGATTTGCTAAGCCAGATACTTCAATTACCGCGATTGATGAAAATGGTCATGATAGTTTTGAAGGTGAACTGATTATTAGTGGTCCAAGCGTATCTAAGGGATATTTAAATAACCCACAAAAGACTGCCGCTGCCTTTTTTATGAAAGACGGTACGCTAGCTTATCGTTCTGGTGATTTAGGATCTATCAAAGCAGATGGTTCCATTTATTATCGGGGACGGACAGATTTTCAAATTAAATTGCATGGTTATCGCATTGAATTAGAAGATATTGATCAGAATTTGTCAGCTTTACCTGCAGTGGATCAGGCAATTACGGTTCCACGTTATGGTGCTAATCATAAAGTTAATCAAATTATTGCCTATGTGGTCTTGAATCAACCATTAGCTAATCCAAGCGCTACTTTGAAAGAACAATTATCACAAAATGTAATGGAATATATGATTCCGCAACGCATCGAGGTGCGCGAACAATTACCTAAAACTGCCAATGGCAAGATTGACCGTAAAACGCTGATGGCAGAGGTAAATAATCATGATTAA